Genomic window (Lutra lutra chromosome 17, mLutLut1.2, whole genome shotgun sequence):
atatatatatatatatgaatgaagtatttatttgagagagagtgcacatgtgagtgaagggagaggcagagggagagaatctcaggtagactccACGGAGAACTtggagccccacttgggctccagataccatgaccctgagattatgacctgagccaaaattgagagtcggatgctcagccaactgagccaccaaggcgccaccattcaccaaatattcattgagcaccaGGTCTGGGTCAGGCACTGTGCGGGATCTACAGAAATAGGCAAAGCAGAGAAGGTTCTGTCCTTACATGACTTGTTAGTGGTAGAAGATAGATGgtgctaagaagaaaataaaactactacATGAATTTCATTGATGCTAAGATGTACATTTTTTCCCATATTAACATAGATTAGGATGGGTCTCATAAATGATCACTCCCGTCCTGGATTCttgcaaagatttatttttgcttctgccATCACTTGGGTACATTTCGaatctgaaatgttttaaaattaaattctgtgCCTGAGATTCCACCCCCATCCCGCCCCAGGCAGTGTAAATTCGGATAGCAAGCCTGCAAGACTAAAGCTTGAAGTTCAGACTCTCAGAggagcttttttcttcttccactaaGGGCCAAGGCTGATTCATGCCTCCTTCCTTGCTGTCCCTTTCTGTGTTGCCGGCTTATTTTTTGTTTACCTTGTACTATGGATGTTACTCTTTGATGCCCCAGCTTTGAGTTAGGGTCTCCTGTTAGACTCATGTAGGGTGTTTTTTGCTGTTCTTAAAAGCATATAAAACTGTGGTGCATCTTAGAACTGATGGCATCTCAGATTCAATGAAATATAGTAGCAGTAGTTCACAGCAGGGTTGAAGTACTCAGGAGCAACAAGGAAATGGCCTATGGAAGTGGGCTATAAGCTCCTCAGGTGGGGTGTTTAGTAGGTACAGCCAGCCCCAGCTCCCCTTCTAATTCAGCCAAAGGATCTGCTTTTGTCTGTGTTGTGTATTAAGTTCCTTAAAGGACTTCATTTGGGGGAAAACTTTTTGCTACTTAAGTTTGAAACCACTGTCCTATGAACCTGAACTAGTTATAAGGATAGTTGTAGTGTTATAATTTCACTCCCTCTACCGAATTAAAAAGTGGACCTCGGAGTCTTGAAACATGGGGCTCAGGGGAGCCTgcgtggctctgttggttaagtgtccagctcttggttttggctcaggtcatgatctcatagatTGTgagatcaggtcccacatcgggctccgcactcagcaggagtctgaagattttctccctcttctgcccctgctcccagtTGGGCACATAAGCTCATGGGTGCACGTTCTcactctcaaatctttttttagaagaaaagaaacatggggCCTTATTTTATCTTGGCCATGATTACCTGTGTCCCCCATAAGATGGCCTCCCTAGGTCTCAGCTTCATCTCTAAAAATACCAGAcagaggggcaccttggtggctcagtgggttaagcctctacctttggctcaggtcgtgatctcggggtcctgggattgagtcctgcatcaggctctctgcttaccagggagcctgcttcccatcccaccccccttctgcctccctctctgcctacttgtaatctctgtcaaatacacaaaatttttaatacatacatacatgcttgcatgtatacatacataccacacaGATTAATCTTTTGGTCCTTGGATTGCTTGGATTCTCACTACAAATTCCTATAATCTCTCACACGCTGcgtacttaataaatgttggtaATGGTGGTACCTTTCAGTCTGGTAGGTTTACACTCACATAAAATACAGCCAGCTTTGAGGGCAGAGGCGGCCTCTTACCTGACTGTGGGTGCTGCCACCGCACAGCACTGCCTGTAGTGCAGTCTGTGCGCGTCCCAGGCCTCCATCTTGGGAAACCTATTGAGTGAGTTCCATTTTTGTATGTTCAGTAGGAATGCTGACAGCATAGTTCTAATTTTGCTGACCTGTTTTTGTCGTAGGGaagcagaaatgagaaacagTATCTTAGCCCAAGTCCTGGATCAGTCAGCCCGGGCCCGTTGTAAGcatcttcagtttcctttaaGTTCCTTCCATAACCCTTACTTGAGTTAGTTGAGCAGGGAAAGATACATGAAATCATTGCTAATTCTGGATTAAGTATTTAACCTAAAATACAATACAGATAATATTGTTAAGAAATGTGAAATTTATAAACCTAAGgaaatgcatttaaattattattaaaaataccagCTCAGTTCTCTCTTATGAAGGAGATGATCTCCAAGTGCATATTAGGTAAGATTTACAGGAAATAACTTGTAAATCGAGTCAGTTGCAAAATGTGGCTGGTAGTTGATGTGGGTGATGGGGACCTGGGCAGGGGTTATTGTCTCTGTTTCAGTGTATGTTCATAATTCTTCGTAATACCAAAAcagtgtagaaaaataaaataagccaattGGAATGAACTAGTATCTTTCGTATTGTAACTCAAAGCCCAGCTTAGAAGCAGCCTTAGATGGAGCATCACAATGATGTATGTGTAGGCATCAGGCTTTGAATCCCAGGGCCCAAGTTTAATCTTGGCTCTCCCAGTACCTCTGTGTGGCTCTGACTGAGGTTGGCATGGCTGAACTTGTTTCCCCTTTTTAAGCGGGGTAGTAGTACCATCTGTCTCACCTACCTTACTAGTCTCAAAACATGTCTGTGAAGTGCTTTGGAAATGTCAGTGCATAATTTTAAGTTCTATAAGTGCATTTAGTTTTgactcctcctttttctttttagtaagtaACTTAGCACTTGTAAAGCCCGAAAAAACTAAAGCAGTAGAGAATTACCTCATACAGATGGCAAGATATGGACAACTAAGTGGGAAGGTAAGCTTGGACTGCCTTGAGGCAATTTTACCTATTCTTTACCTAACTTTTATcaaaaaaataccttcaaaagGTCAGTTTTCAGAAAGGTTAAAGAAATTCCTGTTAACTGTTTCAGTGAGGCAGTTTATAGAGGAGAGAATTGTAGCATCTGCCATAAATCCTAAATAACTAATTGCCTTTCCTAAAATCCTCTGCTGCTGTCCTTTACCGACATTGCTATGGAACCTTGATGTGTTTGTGACCCAGTGACTCTTAGAAGCAACTAATTGCTTCTACACTGGAAACAGGTTTGTCAATAATATCCGTTAAATACTACCAATGTAGGTAGAAGTTAAGCTTGCTTTGCAAATGAGGTTTGAAATTTTTGGTTCTTACGTGTGCTGCTGTAATGCCATTATGAGTATATACTGGTGAGCCTGACCTTCCTTCAAGATCCACATGAGCCCCACCTGCACCTGAAACCACCTGTTGCCACTTGCAGCCTGTGGGAATCAGTCCCGCCCTGAACCCTTTACTCTAAGAGCATGCATGGAAGAGACAACGACTGGTTCATCTTTTCTGAGTGACTTCCCTCCTGCATTTAAACTTCTCAACCACAGAGGCAATGTGTCTCTGTTCCTGACCCTTAACACAGTGGCATAAGTGGTTGTCATTGTCAGCTAGTGGTGATAAAGGTGTTCTTCAGCAATGTTAACTTCAGATTTTTCTGCGAAAGCTAATTTTGATGgcttcttcccaccctcctcaAATGAAGCTAGAAGATCAAAATTTTTTGGAAGTTAAACCAATAGTTAGAACTTCCCATcttgccttcctttcccttttgacCTCTGCCCCCACATCCCAGGAAAATTAAAACCGTTCAGTGTACTAATGTAaacactttgtttaaaaaaagtactgtttttctttctggttatCCTAGGTATCAGAACAAGGTTTAATAGAAATCCTTGAAAAAGTAAgccaacaaacagaaaagaaaaccacagttaAAGTAAGTGTCCCCATATGCTcatggcaaaagaaaaagattgcTATTTTAAGTGATAAGTGTTAAATATACATTTGTTGTAGCAAAAACGTGTTTGAGCCCATAAACACTTCCATTTTGTAAGAGGTGAAAGTTTGGGGAGAAAGCTTGCATGTGCTGAGGCGTCTGGTGTTCCCCTCCCCGCCAAGATCTAAAACACTAAGCTGTTTTAAAGATGCAGTGTCTTGCTGTAGTAGGTAGACCTTGTTCTTCTCAGAAACTGAGTTATGCTTTATTAAACATGTTATGACCCTCGTTtaatttccccctcccccctagTTCAACAGAAGAAAAGTCATGGACTCTGACGAAGAGGACGATTATTGAAATTTAAGATGTTTAGAGACTGGAACTTAATGTTCTGGGACAGATAATACTGGGTAGAAGTGAAGATCTGATTGTTTACTTTGTTTATTGTctatatgccttttaaaaaaataaacttgttatGCAAAATAGAACAATTTGGGCAGTTATTTTTGTACCATAGCTGAATGAACAGATCtgcattttgaattttctttcctaCCTAAAGTTTCGAAATGTGTAGCAGCATGAATATATCCTTTGTAACTGTGACATTAGCGTTAGGTAGGAAAGTGGCCTTTGCACAAATAGAAGCCAGCTTACTCTTCAGTAAGAAGAAAATAGCATCCAGGAACATCATGGTAGTTAAAATGCACGGATTAAGAGGAATCAACTTTAATACTTAACGTCTAATATTTCCAAGACCTAAGTTCTGAAACCAGGTAAACTATTCTTCCTGAAGGTAGTACTCACATTTAACTTAAGAAAATGCCTAGCTTTGGTttcatttataatctttttttttttttttttttttttaatttgacagagatcacaagtaggcagagaggcaggcagagagagaggaagggaggcaggctccccgctgagcagagatcctgatgtggggcttgatcccaggaccctgggatcatgacctgagctgaaggcagaggctttaacccactgagccacccaggtgcccctcatttataatctttttaaaggcATTGCGATCAAGTGATCTGACAAATATCATCCCTACCCCAGACAGTCTGAACTAGAGTGATACTTGCATTGCAGAAAATTACCACAGTAACTGGGAGATGCTGGTAGTTGTACTTCAACAGTAACAAGCATGTTGGTAAGAGAAGTGCCTCCTAATTAAAAGACAGCAGTTAAACATtttggtagaggggcacctgggtggctc
Coding sequences:
- the PDCD5 gene encoding programmed cell death protein 5, whose protein sequence is MAEEELEALRKQRLAELQAKHGDPGDAAQQEAKHREAEMRNSILAQVLDQSARARLSNLALVKPEKTKAVENYLIQMARYGQLSGKVSEQGLIEILEKVSQQTEKKTTVKFNRRKVMDSDEEDDY